Below is a window of Leptospira sp. WS4.C2 DNA.
TAATAGGGAAATGAAAGATCCCGCCATACCCCACATTAAACAGAATACAATGAGTTGTGTTAGATCCAAACCATAGGCACGGATACTAAATCCCATCGAACCAAGCAGTGTGGTTACGATAGAGATGGTAGTCATAATCAAAATATTGGTTAACAGGAAAAAACCGATTCGTTTGATCCAAGTCATAGGAAATTGTTCTCCTTAAGGTCCTTTGTGGAACCTATTGTTTAGACTAGAATTGTACTTGTTTGAGCATGAGATTACAAGCAAAATTAATGTCCTAATTTCTCCGCTTTTCCCTTTGAATCCAGGAACCTAATTAACAAAAATAAGGTAGCAAGGGAAAAGTAAGCGATAGGGAAGTCTAGGCTCGCAAGTTCCGTAAATCGATTGAGAATGGCATTCCCTTGCAATTCATAAGCGTGAATCCAACCAACGATAGAAAGCACGGCGGCAATGGAAGCCCAAATCGCAGCTTTATTCCATTCCCTTTCTAAAACAAAAACCACCATTGCTGACCAAATCATCGAAGTGATGAGAAACCCTTGAGACAAAGCGAGCACTCCACTCAGAGCATAAGGAAGAAAAGTTAAATGCGGAGGGATATCAGATAAAGAAAAATGGACTACTTGCTTTACGCCAAGCTCCTGTAAGGTGGTTTGTAATTTCCCATCTAAAAAAATAAATACATTTTGGATAATAAGGACTGCCCAACCCGCAAAGGCCGGTAAAAGTCCCACCACAACCGCAGGGGAATGATGTTTGGGAATGGCTTGGAAGGCTTGGCTTGTAATCACAATCCCAATCCAAAGCACTATGGCCATTCCCGCTTCCACAGGAATTAAAGCTTGGATAAGGCCCATGAGTCCAAATAAACTTACGATAGTCATAAAGATTCCGGAAAGCACCGAATAACTATGTTTAGCTCCCAGTGCCTTCCATCCTGGATGTCCAATATAGATGGTAGTTGGAAAAGGGGAACCAAAAGCAGTACCTGCCAGAGTACCAAGGCCATTGACAAGTAACGAAGTTTTCGTATCAAAACTATCACCTGAGGCTTCAGCAGATTCTATATTCTGAAGAGAACCAATCACATTAAAAATTCCCATAGGTAGGATGATGGAAAAATACGCTTTGATATTTGCGTATGTGAGTGTTTCTATCAGGGGACTAATTGAAAGTTGAGGGAAGTAGAAACCCAAAGTTTTTAGTCCACTTTCGACGGCTCCAGGTTGGTAAATTGGATCTCCCCAAAAGGAAGATAAATAAGATAATAAAATCCCAAGTATAACAGAAAGTAACCCACCAGGAATACCGAAAGGAAAACGAACTTTCCCGAAGTATTGTAGAAGAATTACACCTAGCGGGATAAAGGCGACTATTGGTCTTTCGAAGGTACGGAGTAAAAAATCCATAGAGATAAAGGTGATCGCAATTCCGGCTAATGCGGAAAGTAAAGCGGCTCTGGGAGTGTATTTACGGATTTTTGCTGCAACAAAAGATCCGATCACTTCAATACATCCGGAAACAAAAGATACGAGAAGCCCCGCTTTCCAGGCCGCAACATAGTTACCTGTTGCTTGGTAAGTGGGGAACATTACAAAAAATACAAAGGCAAAAAGAGAAACCGTATTAATACCATAAGGGATGGCTGTAACATCTGTACGTTTTGTTTTTTGTCCTAGTTTCCACGCTTGCCAGGCATAAAACATATTTCCTACAAGCAAAGAAACGGCAGCTCCAGGCAAAACAACAGCAGTAATAAAGACAAGTGGGAACCCGCAAACTCCGATACAGAGAGCGGAAAGGACCAGAAGTTGGATGAGGTTGTCTACCATGAGACCAAAAAAACCGTCTAGATCTCCTCGAGTGATGGTAAAAAAATTCATTCGTTTCGTTTCCCTCCAAAATCAACTCGAATCACGTTTCCATCTCCAGTTACTTCCGGTTTTGTCACTTTTGGTTTGGTACTAATTTCTTCTGCATTGGGTGCGACTTCCACTTGCAGAAAACGAAGTTGGGTGGCTGAGTTTTGGAACTTATCATAGATACGAAATACGGCATCCCAGGGAATCATAGTGGGTTCCCAGGCAGAACCAAACTGAAGTTCTGCAAATAAATAATCAGGTTTACTATCCAATACTTTTACAGCTTTGTCACCAAACACGAGTACAATGCCAGATTCTTTTTCTGCATTGAGTAAACCCCGTTTCCCAATTTCTAGTTTTGGATGTGGCATTACGTGGATATAAAAAACTCCAAATCGTTCCCAATAGAGATTGAATAAATCTCTTTTAAACTCACGTAATGTTGTGATTTCTTCCTGCGTGAGTTTTTCGCTCATAAATTCCTTTTACCATGTGAAGTTTCCCACTCGATGTACTCGTCGTGGATTTTATATTCGGGGATAATATCTTTGAACGCGCCGAAAATTTCTCTATTTTTGTTTGCTTTTGCAAGAGAAAACAATCGATTCAATTTATTTTGGAAGAGCAGTAGGTTATAGTTTTCCAATGGTGCCGCAATTCGAATTTTTGGATGATGTGTTTTTTTAATTCCTTCTTGGTTTAAAAGGAGTTCTTCATACAGCTTTTCACCAGGGCGAAGGCCAGAAAATTCAATGGCTATATCTTTGTGAGGAGTATATCCCGAAAGACGGATCATCTCTTCAGCAAGAGAAAGAATTTTTACAGGTTCTCCCATATCCAAAAGAAAAATTTCTCCATGTTCACCCATACTTCCAGCTTGTAACACTAGTTGTGTGGCTTCTGGAATGGTCATAAAGTAACGAATGACTTCTGGATGGGTGACAGTAACTGGTCCACCTCGTTTGATTTGTTCTCGGAATCGTGGAATGACACTTCCATTGGAACCTAGAACATTCCCAAAACGGACAGTAATGAATTTTGTCCTGGAATTTTGCGAAATATGTTGTAAGTAAATTTCAGCGGCGCGTTTCGAAGCTCCCATCACATTGACGGGATTTACCGCTTTGTCAGTCGAGATTAAAACAAAACGATCTACCCCAATAAGGCGGCAAACATCTGCTACGTTCTTTGTCCCCATCACGTTGTTTAAAACTGCTTCTGAAGGGTTGATTTCCATCATCGGTACATGTTTATAAGCAGCGGAATGAAAAACAACAGAGGGTCGGTGTTCTTCAAAAATGGCAGAAATTCGTGATAGGTTCTTTACATCAGCAATCACAGGACGAATGTCTATATTTAAATCGGCAAAACTTTTTCGTAATTCATAATCAATTTCATATAACGGAGTTTCTGCGGCATCGAGTATAACAAGTACGCTGGGTTTGAACAAAGCCACTTGACGGCAAATTTCGGAACCAATAGATCCACCAGCGCCAGTCACAAGGATTACTTTTTTTTCTAAGTAAGATCGAATGGATTCAATTTCTAAATCCACAGTCGGTCTACCCAAAAGATCCTCTACTTGAACTTCACGAAGTTGTGTGATATTTGGTTTCCCTGAAAGATACTCACCAAAAGTGGGAAGGATTTTAAAATCCACACCTTCATTTTCACACTCTTTCATAAGTTTGCTAACCACACGTCCATCTGGTTGGGGTACAGTCATAATGACTCTTTTCACACCGTAACGAACTAAAATTTTGCCAATTTCATCAGTGGAACCGAGGATTGGAACTCCTTGGATGTAGCCACCTTTTTTAGATAAGTTGTCATCCAAAAATCCGATGGGTAGGTAATCTGAATCCGCATTTCGTCTAATCTCTGTTAGGAATGAACTTCCAAGTTTTCCTGCCCCTACGAGAAGTACAGGTGTTCCACGTTTGGACCTATCGGAATTAAAGATTTGTTCTCGGAGCATTCTCCAACTCAAACTTCTTAAACATAAAAATCCAAGTAGGATGAGGGTGTCGAGGATTGGAACCATTCGAGACAGTTGGTAGAAACGGTTGTAGAAAAGGAGTGCAAGAGTAGATACTAGAGACGAAAGGACAGTGGCTTTGATGATAGAGAGCAGATCGTGCAACGAAGCATAAGACCAAAGAGATCTGTAAATTCCAGAAAATAGAAAAACCATACTTCGCGAGAGGACTACGATTGCCGCGCAGACCCAGAAGTCAGGATAATTATCTAAAAATCGTATGTTCTCAAAACGCACAAGGTGTGCGAGAAAATACGACAAGAACATGAAGAGTATGTCTACAGGAAAAACCCAGTATCGTCTCGGAATCGATTTCATATCTGATAAATAAGGGTATTTGGAACAAAATTCCTTGTAAATACAGAATCTGTTCCGAAGAATAGAAAAGAGGAAAAACCTGTTTGAAATCACTTCTTTTCCGCTTAGCGGGAACATTTTCTGCGGAAATTGGCTCCGAACTCTATCTGAAATTGAAGGAGGAAACTCTTTCCCCCTCTCTTTTTTGCCTTGACTTTTTAGAAGTCGAAGAAATCACAGAGGTCGGCTGGGAGTTTATAAGAAAGATTGCTGAACGTTGCAAAGAAACAGGCTCGAAAGTGGCAGGGTTTGGACTGAAAGTATCGGTTCCCGAAGCGATCATTACTGTCTTATCCATATTTCCAACAGAATCGGATTGCATTCATTATTTAGAATCGCAAATTGTCAGCGAAACTCCCGCAAACGAACTCACCCCAAAATCAGAAGAAAAAACTGTCCATTGCCCTGAATGCCAAACCCTTCTCCGATGGAAATTGGCAGGAGATTATCTTTGCCCTAACTGTAAGATTAAATTTTTTGTGAATAAAAAAGGATGGGTGTCCACTTACGAACGTTTGGTGTGATTCAAATGTTTTGTAGGGACAGCTTCCCAAGGTTTGTCGGGCCAGGGATGTCTCGGATACCTTCCTTTTAACTCTTTTTTTACTTCATGGTATCCATGGTTCCAAAAACTTTCTAAGTCTTTTGTAATTTGCACGGGCCTCCGTGCGGGAGAAAGTAAATGGATCAGAATACTCGCCTTCCCATTGGCCAATTTTGGCAAAGATTTTAGACCAAATAACTCTTGTAATTTGACATGAAGTTCAGGTTCTATTCCGTCATAGTTCAATTGGATTCTAGATCCAGAAGGAACTTGGATGGACATGGGAGCCTGGGAATCAATTAAACCTAATTTATCGTAACCTATATATGCTTTCAACGCTTCTAGGTAGGGAAGTTTATCTAAAGATAATTTTCCAGATTCCAAATCTATAAATGGGAACAACCATTGTTTACTGATTTGTTTTAAATAATTGACATCTGTTTTTGTATCCAAAACGCCATTTCGTTCCAGAAACCTTACTCGGTTGTAGAAATTCTTTAATTCTGGATCCTTTTTCCATTCTTCTTCCCAAGGAGATTTAGTTAAGTATTCCTCTAGCGCCAAACCAAGTACTGTCGGGTTGGGTGATTTTGTTTCTTTGGAATCTAAAACCAAATCTCCTAAACTCACTTCTTCTTTGACAACAAGAAATGATTCTCCGCGTTGGTTGGTCCTCTTTTCGGGAACAACCTTTTTGGTAATGATCTGGGAAAAGTTTTTCTCAATGAATTCTTCATCAATAGGAAGAAAATGGGTAATATAAAGATCTTGGCCGAATGAAAAAGTATCTAAAACGATTATAAATTCTGGAATTTGGATGGAGGTTGTATTTAAAATTCCTAATTTACCATTCGAAAGTTTAAAATCTTGCCCATTGAGAACCTTTGCTTTTGCAATCCGATCAGGGAATCCAGAAGCAATATATAACAATCGGTTTCCATTTATTTTGGTTGTTGAAAAATCCGTTTTTTCCCTGTAAATACGCAAAATTTGATCAAAAGTAGAACGCAACTCATAAGAAAATTGTGATGCATCGATATCTTCAGTAAACAGTTTGGCTTCGGTCCCTGAATTTTCTTTGCCAACTAACGAAACAACGTCGGCAACTATTTTTTCTTTCTCTTTCGGTAGGATAGACAGAATTTTTCCCAATCGGATGGGAAGAGGATATCTCAAACATTCTTTTCCCAGATTTGTAAGATTTGAATCTGCATCAAGACATCCGAGTAATTTCAGGCGTTGGATACTTTGAATCACCGATCCTTTGTTTGGTGGATCTAAAAATCGCAAATCTTGGATTTCCTCCCCCCAAGATTTTAATTCCAGAACCAAACGATCAATATCCCCTTCGAGAATTTCAGGTTTTGTTCGGTCTAAAAAAGAATCTTCTTCTTCCTTGGACCAGAGACGATAAACTAAACCTTTGCCTTCTCTGGCAGCACGGCCCGCACGTTGTTTGGCGCTACTCAAACTAATTCGTTCCTTTACTAATTGAGAAACTCCAGATTCTGAATCAAACACAACATGTTTGTGGAACCCTGTATCAAAAACAATGCGGACTCCTGGAATGGTTACTGAAGATTCAGCAATGTTTGTGGAAAGAATGATCTTTTTTTTGCCCTTTGGTGAAGGTAAAAAAATTCGCTCTTGGTCTATCAAATCCATATCACCATATAAACCCATTACGACGGCATTCGATTTGATTTGCGGTATGGATTCCAAACCATTCCTTAGATTATGGATTTCTTTTTTCCCAGATAAAAAAACTAAAATATCACCTTCTATTTGTTCTACGGCTTTAGGAATAAGATCCAGTAATCTCTGATTTGTATTTTTATTGGAATTTCCCATATGGAAAATTTCCAACGGATGGGTTTCTATACTAACTCGGATGGGTTTCGAGTGAATTCCTATGGATTCAAAATTTTGGCCATCTAAAGTCGCAGACATAATCAGTAACTTCAAGTCACTGCGAAAGATTTCTTGGGTGCGACGTGCCAACGCAAAACATAAATCAGAATCCAGTCGTCTTTCATGAAATTCGTCAAAGATGACAAGGCCATATTCTTTGAGTTCTGGGTCATTCAGTAAGATCTTTGTTAAAACTCCGTCGGTGACAAATTCGATTTTCGTATCTTTGCCAACTTTCGAATCGAACCTGACCCGATATCCAACAGTTTTTCCGACTTCTTCCTTTAGGTTTTGGCTGATTCGTTTTGCGGCAGTTTTGGCAGCAATGCGCCTCGGTTCTAAAATACAGATTTTTTTTCCAGAAGCAAGAGCATGTTTTAGAAGTTCTGTCGGAAGTGCGGTTGTTTTCCCTGTTCCAGGAGGTGCATCTAAAATGGTAACCGGGTTATTTTTGATAGATTCGACAATCGATTGTAAGGCGGTAATTACTGGGAATGGATCCAAAGGAGGTGACACTGTTGATTCTAATTGAAGAGTGTGATTTTACCGAGAAAAAAATCAAACAATTTGTATTTTATTTTCAGAAATCGCAAGAATCGGGTTTTCAGCATCGTTAGAATCCAGTAATCTTTCCTTGTGGATGCCAATCACAAACACTACAATATCATAAAAGACTCCATTGAGTATTTACTGGAGCATTTTGAAGACCAACCAAACTTAAATGTTTTGGCCGAACGAGTTTCTCTCAGCCCCTTCCATTTCCAAAAAGTGTTCCGTTTGTGGGCGGGTGTTTCTCCCAAGGAATTTTTACAATTTGTTACAGTTACTCACGCCAAACAGCTGCTAAAAGAATCATCTGTTTTAGATACAACCTATACTTTGGGATTATCGGGAACGGGGCGATTACATGACTTATTTGTAAAATTAGAAGCGATGACACCAGGAGAATACAGGCGAGGAGGGGAAGGTCTTGTATTAAAGTATGAAGTATTCCCCTCTCCATTTGGAGACATCCTTCTTGTATCTTCGGAACGGGGAATCCAATCACTCCAGTTCATCGATTCTTTTGAAAAAGGAATGTTGGAGATTAAAGGAGAATTCCCTCATGCGATTTGGAAAGAAGGAGGATCTTCCGAACACCAAAATTTAAAAGATTATTTTCAAAAGATGATCATCCCTAAAACTCCAATTCCTTTGTATGTGTTTGGAACTGAATTCCAAATGAAAGTATGGAGATCTCTATTAAAAATACCTATGGGAAGTATTTGTACTTATGGAGATATTGCTGAATCCATTGGGCAAACATCAGCACAAAGAGCAGTGGGGACAGCAATAGGAAAAAATCCCATTGCCTTTCTCATTCCTTGCCATCGTGTGATCCAAACCTCAGGACTGTTTGGCGGTTATCGGTGGGATCCAAATCGGAAAAGGATGATCATTGCTTGGGAACAATCAAAGATTATTGCACCAAACAATGATTTGTCTTATACTATTGGTAGATAACTGTTAAATTTAAATCAAATGTCTCGTATGAGAGACTAAAAAGAAACCAACGAGTAAAAAACTTTGTGCAATGAGGTAAGTGACCCAAGGAACTTGGAATTCCCATTTCGGATGTCTTGTCCCATTGATCGTAGTTTCTCCCATGACAGCATCGGAAAGTAAAAAGAATCCAGCTCCGATTGCCAAATAAATCCAAACTCCACCAAATGTAAGGTAGGCGTTAAAACATAAAGAAACAAAAAAGCAGAGGATGAGTCCATAAACAAAGGCCGATGCCATTACCCATTTTGATCGATTCGAGTTATACACTCGAAAATAGAAAATCAGGGCTGGTAAAACCAATAAAGCCCCGGTGATCACATAAGGCAAAACACCAGTATACAATTCATTCCAACTTGTTAACTTCCAAAACGATAACAAAAAGAAAACTTGGGCGATAGCAAAACTGAAGATTCCACCAAGGACAGGATCCTGCATCTGTTTTTTGGCAATCGGAAATTGGAGATTAAACCAATCTCCTAAAAAAGAAAATCCAATGGCATACAAAGGATAGGAAAATCTGGCATGGCCTAATTGAAATAATAACCAAGCAAAAAGCAGGATTTGAAACGAAAAACCTAGATAAATTCCGCGAGAATGTTCTAATCTTTTGAGCGGATTTGATTCTCCCTGCATTGTAAACCAATGGATAAAAAAAGCCGAAACAATGGCGAGTGGAATGGTCGTGAGAATTAAGTAATATACCATAAGTGATTCTAACATGGTTCTAATGAAAAGGCAACCAGGAAGTTTGATGAAACGATCCCACTGTAATCTCCTTTTATTCCTTTTTTTCAATGCACATTGTAGGATTCTCGAGTCATTGCAAAAGGAAGAACCAAACATGACTCCGCTTTCTTCATTTTTTAGATGAGTTCTAAAGTGAGAGAACTAAAATACAAAATGGATCACACAACATGAGTTTTTTTTCATAAAATAATTCCTAATGATTGGCAAGGCAACCTCACCAAATACTGGAAATACGATCTTAATCATAGCGAAATTAATGACAAAATCAACTATCCTCTCGTCTTACAGGCATTTGGAGAGAGAAGATGACATTCGGCAGCGTAAGGAAATCCCTAAAATAGATTTAATAAGAGCTCTAGAAGGAGACTGACCATAGAACGAAACTTAGGGGAGAGGTAAACTTCACATCTCTTGGGCCTTTATTTGGAAAAAAAATTCAGGCAAACCAGAATGAACGTTCTAGAACACCGTAAAAAACAGTTTTAGCGTTTTTTTCTAAGTAGAAGGCAAAAGGTACGATTGATAAAAATTGATCCCAGATGACGATAGGTCAAAGGTTATGCGCTGTTTACCCATGAATCAAAAACTGAATCTTCTAATATTATTAACATTCACCTCTTTATTTTCCATTGGATGTCCCGGCGGTGGAGGTGGTGGAGGTTTAGGACTGTTAGCACTCCTTGGTGGCGGTGGAGGCGGGGATGTTCCTGCTCCAAAATTAGAAATCGTTTATGAGGGCGTTAGCCGAGAAAGTGGATCCACTCTTGATATGGGGGCCGAACCAGTATTAACTGCGGATGGTAAAACGGGAACCGTTACCATTAAAAATAGCGGTAATGTTTCCATTACCTTACCTGGATCACCTAACATAGTGGTTCTGTCTGGCACAGATGCAACCCAATTTTCAGTGACTCAACCAGGTACTACAAGTTTGGCAGCAGGGTCATCAGTTACTTTTACTATTAATTTTAAACCAACAGGTAGTGCTGGGCCTCGATCAGCGACCATCAAAATTCAATCCAGTGATGCTGCCGTAGGTTCGTTTCAGTTGAATCTCACAGGAACAGCGGGTGCAGCGGTACCACGCTTAGCGGTTTCCGTCGGAGCCACGCAAATTGCTTCTAATGGCAGTTATGGAATGGGTTCGGTAGAAATTGATTCTTCTGGGACTGCGGTGACATTTACTGTAAAAAACACAGGAAGTGCCACGGCAAACCTTGATGGTCCACCTGCGGTTTCTTCCACGGATTCACAATTTATATTAAACCTTGCCGGTTTTCCTGCAACGATTGCTGCCAATGCGTCAGCTACCTTTACCATTCAATTCTCGCCGACGGGAGTTGCAGGAGCAAAATCATCGAATATCGCTGTCTCTTATGACGGATCTTCTGCATTTTTATTTTCGGTTACAGGAACCGGTACACCAAAGCCAGTTCCAACAATTGCCATTTCGCATAATTCTAGTAACTTTACAACTGGTGGTTCGATTCCTACCTTTGGTGCCGTTTGGCCTACGATCACTTCTAGTGCAAAAACTGTCACCATTAGCAATACAGGTACGGCAACCATGACTGGTATTGCTCTTTCCAAACCAAGTGGGGATACTGGAGATTTCATTATTAGTGCATTTAGTGCTGGTACCACTCTTGCTGCCGGTGCCTCTGGAACATTTACCATTCAGTTCGCTCCATCCACAACGAATGCAAGATCGGCAGTGGTCAGAGTTGCCACAACGAACGGCAACAATGGCACTGCCTCAAGTGCTGACTTAAACGTTTCGGGAACAGGAAAAACAGGCGCACAAGTATTGGTAAGTTGGACAGACACGAATGAAAAGGCTGCCAATGATACCGATGGTGGTTATAAAGTTTGTTATAGCAAAACTTCTGGGTTTACAGCCGTTCACAATGGTACTACAATATTTTGTTCGGACGTACCTAATACAGGAGGGACTACCCCTGTTTCCACGGTAATCACAGTACCAACTTTCGGGGATTGGTATTTCAAAGTATATTCTTACGGGAAATACAACACAACAGGTGGGACTCCTTCCGCCCAAACTTCTGCAGTCAATGTTCCGAGCACATAGGAAAGGAATGAATCATATGAATTTTATTAAAAAGTCGACTTCAAAACTTTTGCTTCTAACATCAATGTTAGTTGCTACAAACATCCTAATTTCCGAGCCAGTTTTTAACTTTGAGCAAACCAAACTAGATTTGGATGAACTTCGCGCTAAGTCTAAAGCAGGGCAGAAACTTCCCTACCTCCCAGGAGAAGTAGTCATTACTTTTAAAAAACAGGTTCCAGATACTGAATTAGTGCACCAAACTTCGAAGTTAGCAACTAACACTGGAGTTCTCAACCTTAAAGGTCATTTTACTACAGCAAAACTAGCTGATTCTGAAACAATAGAAGAAGGTATCGCTAGAATTAAAAAAGATCCCAATGTTGAATCTGTTGAACCTAGATATTTGTATTACAAACAAGCATCCGCACCAAATGATCCTGAGTTTGCTAGACTTTGGGGCCTCAATAATTCTGGCCAGACACTGGCTTCTCCTAGTTATACAGCTAACTCTAGTAATCCGGGAACTTCCGGAAAAGACATGAATGTTCTCGGTGCTTGGGATGTGACTACTAGTTGTAATAATATCATCGTCGCTGTTCTTGATACGGGAGTTACCTACACACATCAGGATTTAGTAGGAAACATGTGGGATGGTTCTGCAGGTTGTGTGAATCAAAACGGAACTGCTATTGGTGGTGGTTGCCCAAATCACGGTTATGATTTTGCAAGTAGTGATAATAACCCTCGTGATGAAGAAGGACATGGAACTCATGTAGCAATGACAATTGGAGCTGTCGGGAACAACAACATTGGAATATCAGGAGTTTGCCAGTCTGCAAAGATTATGGCAGTCCGTGTTTTGGGTCTTGGTGGAGGAACAAACGATAATATCGCCAACGGAATTTATTTCGCAGTGCGTAACGGCGCCAAGGTCATCAATATGAGTCTTGGTGGGTCTAGTTTTAGCTCTGCTATCGATTCAGCGATTGAATTTGCTCGAACCAATGATGTTTTGGTAGTAGTAGCAGCTGGAAATGATGGGAAAAACCTCAATACTAACGGAGCCGCATATCCTTGCGAAAATACAAATGCAAATGTGATTTGTATTGCGGCACTCGACCAAAAACATGCGTTGGCAAATTTTTCAAATTATGATTCGAATTCTACAGTTGCTAGTCGCTCTGCCGACTTTGGTGCTCCAGGAACCAATATCTATAGTGGATATGGAACAGAAGTAAGCTACAACGAAAATTCTACCAGTTACTCAGATTGGACTTATTCCACAGTAGGAACTACTTGGGCATCCTCCACTTGTACTCTGTCAAATTATAAGATGCTTGTATCGGCTGATTGTACTTTAGCAAATGTTTTGTTCGATAGTTCTGCAAATACGATCACGACTATGGCGTTAAGTACGAATAGCATTGTTTATAAAAATTTTACAATCCCAACGGGATCCACCAATGTTTCTCTTTCTCATTTCATAGTGAGTGTCGGAGAGAGGCAAAATTCTACCACTTGTTATGACTATATCCAAGCGAAGTATTCTGCCACTGCGGGCAACCCGGTAGCTGGTACAACTCTCACTATGTTTGACGGGAATATTGCCTCTCCAAATCAATACCAATTGCAGCTTTGTCGAAATGGTAGCAATCCTTTTGTGAGTAATTCAGCTGATACTAAAATTCTCACGAATTGTATCGGAGGAGCTGGGACAAATTGTACGGTAGGTTACAGATTAGTAACTGACACTTCCGGTGCCTATGCAGGCGGGTTAGTTGGGGATGTATTTCTAACGGCTTGGGCTCCTTCAACAACAGCATATGCCAACTTGAACGGGACTTCCATGGCTACTCCCAATGCAGCGGGCGTTGCAGCTCTCATTCGTTCTTACAATCCAAGTTTTACTTATTTAGATGTCATCACAAAACTCATCGAAGGTGGAGTCACTGAAGCAGCATTAACTGGGACTACTCAATACGGGAAGGCCATCAATGCCAATGCCTCTCTCAAACATCTCAAACAGGTGACAGGAGTTACCGCTGTTTTACAGTAAAACCATTTGGTGTGGCCTGATTTTATTAATAATAACGACAGGCTGTACCTTGTTTGGTGAACCAAAACAAAATTCGAAGGTGCCTCCCTTGCAAGAAAAAACTCCGATGTTCAAGGAAGGAGAATATATCTTTTCCGCGGAAAAGGGTGTGCCCATCGAAGAATTACGCTCTTTATTTCACGAATTTGGTATCATCAAGTTAGATTCTCTTATCATTCATGATCGAACATATCTTCTTGTTTTGAAAGAGGATCCGGGCCTAACCATATTAGAAAATAAAACAAAAGCATCTGGAAAAATTAGATACATAGAAAGGAATGGAATGATTCAAAAGTACAATAGAAATCCATAGTTTTGTTAACTCACAGTTCAGTAAAAAAACACTACCATTCACTTCAATCCAAACGAAAAAACTGATTCTCAATTTGAACTCCGTGCAGTCTAAAAAATTTC
It encodes the following:
- a CDS encoding S8 family serine peptidase, which translates into the protein MNFIKKSTSKLLLLTSMLVATNILISEPVFNFEQTKLDLDELRAKSKAGQKLPYLPGEVVITFKKQVPDTELVHQTSKLATNTGVLNLKGHFTTAKLADSETIEEGIARIKKDPNVESVEPRYLYYKQASAPNDPEFARLWGLNNSGQTLASPSYTANSSNPGTSGKDMNVLGAWDVTTSCNNIIVAVLDTGVTYTHQDLVGNMWDGSAGCVNQNGTAIGGGCPNHGYDFASSDNNPRDEEGHGTHVAMTIGAVGNNNIGISGVCQSAKIMAVRVLGLGGGTNDNIANGIYFAVRNGAKVINMSLGGSSFSSAIDSAIEFARTNDVLVVVAAGNDGKNLNTNGAAYPCENTNANVICIAALDQKHALANFSNYDSNSTVASRSADFGAPGTNIYSGYGTEVSYNENSTSYSDWTYSTVGTTWASSTCTLSNYKMLVSADCTLANVLFDSSANTITTMALSTNSIVYKNFTIPTGSTNVSLSHFIVSVGERQNSTTCYDYIQAKYSATAGNPVAGTTLTMFDGNIASPNQYQLQLCRNGSNPFVSNSADTKILTNCIGGAGTNCTVGYRLVTDTSGAYAGGLVGDVFLTAWAPSTTAYANLNGTSMATPNAAGVAALIRSYNPSFTYLDVITKLIEGGVTEAALTGTTQYGKAINANASLKHLKQVTGVTAVLQ
- a CDS encoding lysoplasmalogenase family protein, which translates into the protein MVYYLILTTIPLAIVSAFFIHWFTMQGESNPLKRLEHSRGIYLGFSFQILLFAWLLFQLGHARFSYPLYAIGFSFLGDWFNLQFPIAKKQMQDPVLGGIFSFAIAQVFFLLSFWKLTSWNELYTGVLPYVITGALLVLPALIFYFRVYNSNRSKWVMASAFVYGLILCFFVSLCFNAYLTFGGVWIYLAIGAGFFLLSDAVMGETTINGTRHPKWEFQVPWVTYLIAQSFLLVGFFLVSHTRHLI
- a CDS encoding methylated-DNA--[protein]-cysteine S-methyltransferase, whose product is MDANHKHYNIIKDSIEYLLEHFEDQPNLNVLAERVSLSPFHFQKVFRLWAGVSPKEFLQFVTVTHAKQLLKESSVLDTTYTLGLSGTGRLHDLFVKLEAMTPGEYRRGGEGLVLKYEVFPSPFGDILLVSSERGIQSLQFIDSFEKGMLEIKGEFPHAIWKEGGSSEHQNLKDYFQKMIIPKTPIPLYVFGTEFQMKVWRSLLKIPMGSICTYGDIAESIGQTSAQRAVGTAIGKNPIAFLIPCHRVIQTSGLFGGYRWDPNRKRMIIAWEQSKIIAPNNDLSYTIGR
- a CDS encoding choice-of-anchor D domain-containing protein, whose protein sequence is MNQKLNLLILLTFTSLFSIGCPGGGGGGGLGLLALLGGGGGGDVPAPKLEIVYEGVSRESGSTLDMGAEPVLTADGKTGTVTIKNSGNVSITLPGSPNIVVLSGTDATQFSVTQPGTTSLAAGSSVTFTINFKPTGSAGPRSATIKIQSSDAAVGSFQLNLTGTAGAAVPRLAVSVGATQIASNGSYGMGSVEIDSSGTAVTFTVKNTGSATANLDGPPAVSSTDSQFILNLAGFPATIAANASATFTIQFSPTGVAGAKSSNIAVSYDGSSAFLFSVTGTGTPKPVPTIAISHNSSNFTTGGSIPTFGAVWPTITSSAKTVTISNTGTATMTGIALSKPSGDTGDFIISAFSAGTTLAAGASGTFTIQFAPSTTNARSAVVRVATTNGNNGTASSADLNVSGTGKTGAQVLVSWTDTNEKAANDTDGGYKVCYSKTSGFTAVHNGTTIFCSDVPNTGGTTPVSTVITVPTFGDWYFKVYSYGKYNTTGGTPSAQTSAVNVPST